A region of Kiloniellales bacterium DNA encodes the following proteins:
- a CDS encoding GNAT family N-acetyltransferase translates to MIDLEEPFRRAGPDDAEALTELINFAGEGLPFYLWEKMAEAGETAWDVGRQRAKREAGGFSFKNAVVAESGGRVVSCLIGYPLADRLEPIDYENTPAMFVPLEELEHSAPGTWYLNVLASYPEVRGQGYGTRLLAIAERLARDTGKRGLSIIVSDANSGAQRLYGNCGYRRIADRPMVKEGWRHAGERWVLLTKSI, encoded by the coding sequence ATGATCGACCTGGAAGAACCGTTCCGTCGCGCCGGTCCCGATGACGCGGAGGCCTTGACCGAGCTGATCAACTTCGCGGGCGAAGGCCTGCCCTTCTACCTCTGGGAAAAGATGGCCGAGGCCGGCGAAACGGCATGGGACGTCGGGCGGCAACGCGCCAAACGCGAAGCTGGCGGCTTCTCCTTCAAGAACGCGGTCGTCGCGGAGAGCGGCGGGCGCGTCGTCTCCTGCCTCATCGGCTATCCGCTCGCGGACCGGCTGGAACCGATTGACTACGAGAACACGCCCGCCATGTTCGTGCCGCTGGAGGAGCTCGAGCACTCAGCGCCCGGCACCTGGTACCTCAACGTGCTCGCAAGCTATCCCGAAGTCCGGGGACAGGGCTACGGGACGCGCCTCCTGGCCATCGCCGAGCGTCTGGCCCGCGACACGGGCAAGCGCGGGCTCAGCATCATCGTGTCCGACGCCAACAGTGGCGCCCAGCGGCTCTACGGCAACTGCGGCTACCGGCGGATCGCAGACCGGCCCATGGTCAAGGAAGGCTGGCGGCATGCCGGAGAGCGCTGGGTGCTGCTCACGAAATCGATCTGA
- a CDS encoding diacylglycerol kinase translates to MPETPRPQEPAGYKNRPLPEKFRAAFAGIAAVWRRESNFRREAGCAAAAVALLIVLRPALLWWALTFLVIALVLAAEMLNSTLEALIDRVHPEQHPEIKVVKDMAAGIVLLVAGAAALVGLLLVASALLGG, encoded by the coding sequence ATGCCGGAGACCCCTCGCCCCCAGGAGCCAGCCGGCTACAAGAACCGGCCGCTTCCCGAGAAGTTCCGCGCCGCCTTTGCCGGCATCGCCGCCGTCTGGCGGCGCGAGAGCAATTTCCGCCGCGAGGCGGGCTGCGCCGCCGCCGCCGTCGCGCTCCTCATCGTCCTGCGCCCGGCCCTCCTGTGGTGGGCGCTCACCTTCCTCGTGATCGCGCTCGTCCTGGCCGCAGAAATGCTCAACTCGACCCTCGAGGCACTGATCGACCGGGTCCACCCGGAGCAGCACCCGGAGATCAAGGTGGTCAAGGACATGGCCGCCGGGATCGTCCTGCTGGTCGCCGGCGCCGCCGCTCTCGTCGGCCTGCTGCTGGTGGCCTCCGCGCTGCTCGGCGGCTGA
- a CDS encoding pyridoxal-phosphate dependent enzyme: MQSPKNVFSGPDAIKDFLDPGKLPYVPLVELPASLNPFLDEGVRIQAKMMNLLPLGNVKAVPAYNMVAEEAARGDLATVGRLIENSSGNTVSSLALVARHFGVPRTSSYVPAEISWNKLLMLLFYGIEPIVNQEPANPEEGDPRSGINKAKRDGQAADTWNPGQYDNLDNPKAHEKWTGPQIWDQTDGKLSLFCSSLGTTGTLIGTSMYLKKQRPDLPVVGVMRAPDNYVPGPRTEKLLKLVGFDWRAHLDSVEEAETAESYRLSMEMSRLGLLVGPSSGLVLSGLLQHLQKAKDSGRLDKLRNADGEVLCVSIACDGPLPYLDEYFKYLGREHFPSIHNEDLLINKPGDAPA, from the coding sequence ATGCAGTCACCGAAGAACGTGTTCAGCGGTCCAGACGCCATCAAGGACTTTCTGGACCCCGGCAAGTTGCCTTATGTCCCGCTGGTCGAGCTGCCCGCGAGCCTGAACCCCTTTCTCGATGAGGGGGTGCGTATTCAAGCCAAGATGATGAACCTGCTCCCGCTCGGGAACGTGAAAGCCGTGCCGGCCTATAACATGGTTGCCGAGGAGGCGGCGCGCGGGGACCTGGCGACCGTTGGGCGGCTGATCGAGAACTCTTCCGGCAACACGGTATCCTCACTGGCGCTGGTGGCGCGCCACTTCGGTGTGCCGCGGACCTCTTCCTACGTCCCTGCCGAGATTTCGTGGAACAAGCTGCTCATGCTGCTTTTCTACGGGATCGAGCCGATCGTGAACCAAGAGCCCGCCAATCCGGAAGAAGGCGATCCACGAAGCGGCATCAACAAGGCCAAGCGCGATGGACAGGCCGCGGACACCTGGAATCCCGGCCAGTATGACAACCTCGACAATCCGAAGGCCCACGAGAAATGGACCGGTCCGCAGATCTGGGATCAGACCGACGGCAAGCTGAGCTTGTTCTGCTCCAGCTTGGGGACGACGGGCACACTGATCGGCACGTCGATGTATCTCAAGAAGCAGCGTCCCGATCTTCCGGTCGTCGGGGTAATGCGCGCGCCGGACAACTACGTGCCCGGGCCCCGTACTGAAAAGCTCTTGAAACTCGTCGGGTTCGACTGGCGCGCCCATCTGGACAGTGTCGAAGAGGCCGAAACCGCCGAGTCCTATCGCTTGAGTATGGAGATGAGCCGTTTGGGCCTACTCGTCGGCCCGAGCTCCGGGCTGGTCTTGTCAGGGCTCTTGCAGCACCTTCAAAAAGCCAAGGATAGCGGGCGACTGGACAAGCTGCGCAATGCCGACGGAGAGGTCTTGTGCGTCTCGATTGCCTGCGACGGGCCCCTTCCGTACCTGGATGAATATTTCAAGTATCTGGGCCGCGAGCACTTCCCCTCGATCCATAACGAAGATCTTCTGATAAACAAGCCAGGGGACGCGCCTGCCTAA
- a CDS encoding dihydroorotase, producing the protein MAEGYDLIVKGGTLVTPAGTAPGDVAVKDGRVAALGALDAGRTEQVLEAGGLHVLPGVIDSQVHFREPGLEHKEDLASGSAAAALGGVTAFFEMPNTKPSTLDAADLETKLSLARGRAWTDHAFFMGAADENADKLGELERLPGCCGVKIFMGSSTGSLLVEDDETLLEVLRHGTRRVAIHAEDEGRLRERLALVRGGAAVDQHPVWRDEETALKATRRLLALARKAGRRVHVLHISTADEMPLLAQNKDLATVEVTPQHLTLAAPECYERLGTLAQMNPPIREARHREGLWAALDQGIVDVIGSDHAPHTREEKAGDYPATPSGMPGVQTLLPLMLDHVNAGRLSLRRLVDLTSAGPQRIFGIAGKGRLAVGYDGDLTLVDLGARREITADWLAAKCGWSPFEGMTVTGWPMATVIRGRIVMRDGALQGEPAGRPVRFVETLGAAE; encoded by the coding sequence GTGGCCGAGGGCTACGATCTGATCGTCAAGGGCGGGACGCTAGTCACGCCGGCTGGAACCGCGCCGGGCGACGTGGCGGTGAAGGACGGCCGTGTCGCGGCCCTGGGCGCGCTCGACGCCGGCCGGACCGAGCAGGTGCTCGAAGCCGGGGGGCTCCACGTCCTGCCCGGCGTGATCGACAGCCAGGTGCATTTCCGCGAGCCGGGCCTGGAGCACAAGGAAGACCTGGCGAGCGGCAGCGCGGCGGCGGCGCTGGGCGGCGTCACCGCGTTCTTCGAGATGCCCAACACCAAGCCCAGCACGCTCGATGCCGCGGACCTGGAGACCAAGCTGAGCCTGGCGCGGGGCCGGGCCTGGACCGACCACGCCTTCTTCATGGGGGCGGCCGACGAGAACGCCGACAAGCTGGGCGAACTGGAGCGGCTGCCCGGCTGCTGCGGCGTCAAGATCTTCATGGGTTCCTCGACCGGCAGTCTCCTGGTCGAGGACGACGAGACCCTGCTCGAGGTGCTGCGCCACGGCACGCGGCGCGTGGCGATCCACGCCGAGGACGAGGGCCGCCTGCGCGAGCGCCTCGCCCTGGTGCGCGGCGGCGCGGCGGTCGACCAGCACCCGGTCTGGCGCGACGAGGAGACCGCCCTCAAGGCGACGCGCCGCCTGCTGGCGCTGGCGCGCAAGGCCGGGCGGCGGGTCCACGTGCTGCACATCAGCACCGCTGACGAGATGCCGCTCCTGGCGCAGAACAAGGACCTGGCGACCGTGGAGGTGACGCCCCAGCACCTGACGTTGGCGGCGCCCGAGTGCTACGAGCGTCTGGGCACCCTGGCCCAGATGAACCCGCCGATCCGCGAGGCGCGCCACCGCGAGGGCCTCTGGGCGGCGCTCGACCAGGGCATCGTCGACGTGATCGGCTCGGACCACGCGCCCCACACCCGCGAGGAGAAGGCCGGCGACTACCCGGCGACGCCCTCGGGCATGCCGGGCGTCCAGACCCTGCTGCCGCTCATGCTCGACCACGTCAATGCCGGCCGCCTCAGCCTGCGGCGGCTGGTCGACCTGACCAGCGCCGGCCCGCAGCGGATCTTCGGCATCGCGGGCAAGGGCCGTCTGGCGGTCGGCTACGACGGCGACCTGACCCTGGTCGACCTCGGCGCGCGGCGCGAGATCACCGCCGACTGGCTGGCGGCCAAGTGCGGCTGGTCGCCCTTTGAGGGCATGACCGTGACCGGCTGGCCCATGGCGACCGTCATCCGCGGCCGCATCGTCATGCGCGACGGCGCGCTGCAGGGCGAGCCGGCCGGCCGGCCGGTGCGCTTTGTCGAGACTCTGGGCGCGGCAGAATAG
- a CDS encoding DMT family transporter has protein sequence MATTLGSGDSYARSRRGYAMGLMVLSSVIISFGGLIVRNIQAADPWQINFYRALAFITAIFLILLCRHRRETGARLRAIGRSGLLGGGLLAVAGICFLQALTTTTVANTLFILGAIPFITAALARIVLGEALARATLATMVVAALGIFVMLVEGFGFGSPYGNAMALVTATCFSGFAVIVRRKRQVDMMPALMVSAVIIALVSAAVRFNDLGITLHDLLLCVLWGGVISGLANALFVVATRHLVAAEVTLFMLLEFALGPVWVWLFVGEVPTHWTVLGGALVISAVAVRAGVELRDHRRAAFAGRFT, from the coding sequence ATGGCCACCACTCTGGGCTCCGGAGATTCCTATGCGCGGTCGCGGCGCGGCTACGCCATGGGCCTGATGGTGCTGAGCTCGGTCATCATCAGCTTCGGCGGGCTGATCGTGCGCAACATCCAGGCGGCGGACCCCTGGCAGATCAATTTCTATCGCGCCCTGGCCTTCATCACGGCGATCTTTCTCATCCTGCTGTGCCGCCACCGCCGCGAGACCGGCGCGCGCCTGCGCGCTATCGGGCGCAGCGGCCTCCTGGGCGGCGGGCTCCTCGCCGTCGCCGGCATCTGCTTCCTGCAGGCGCTGACCACCACGACCGTGGCCAACACGCTCTTCATACTGGGGGCCATCCCCTTCATCACGGCGGCGCTGGCCAGGATCGTCCTGGGCGAGGCCCTGGCCCGTGCCACGCTGGCCACCATGGTCGTCGCGGCGCTCGGCATCTTCGTGATGCTGGTCGAGGGCTTCGGTTTCGGCTCGCCCTACGGCAACGCCATGGCGCTGGTTACCGCGACCTGCTTTTCCGGCTTCGCCGTCATCGTGCGCCGCAAGCGGCAGGTCGACATGATGCCCGCCCTGATGGTCTCGGCCGTGATCATCGCCCTGGTTTCTGCCGCGGTCCGCTTCAACGACCTGGGAATCACCCTGCACGACCTGCTGCTCTGCGTGCTCTGGGGCGGTGTCATCTCGGGCTTGGCGAACGCCCTCTTCGTGGTGGCGACGCGGCATCTGGTCGCCGCCGAGGTGACCCTCTTCATGTTGCTCGAGTTCGCCCTCGGGCCGGTCTGGGTCTGGCTCTTCGTCGGCGAGGTGCCGACCCACTGGACAGTGCTGGGCGGCGCGCTGGTGATCTCGGCGGTCGCGGTTCGCGCGGGCGTCGAGCTGCGCGACCACCGCCGGGCGGCTTTCGCCGGGCGTTTCACATGA
- a CDS encoding antibiotic biosynthesis monooxygenase, which yields MAGDGPILRVFEVRTREGCADRLLENFATKSADVVRGKPGNLGHFFGRCVQGGGNVVVFVSVWANLDAVKARFGQDWQSSFLPAGYEDLIEECSVRHFDVGSGWHVRDLSRDSFE from the coding sequence ATGGCAGGGGATGGGCCGATCTTGCGGGTTTTCGAGGTTCGAACCAGAGAGGGCTGCGCCGATCGGCTACTGGAGAATTTCGCCACGAAATCGGCAGATGTCGTGCGAGGCAAGCCAGGCAACCTGGGGCATTTCTTCGGTCGATGCGTCCAGGGCGGCGGCAACGTCGTCGTCTTCGTCTCCGTGTGGGCCAACCTGGATGCCGTGAAGGCCCGCTTCGGGCAGGACTGGCAGAGCTCGTTTCTGCCCGCCGGGTACGAGGACCTGATCGAGGAATGCTCGGTTCGCCATTTCGATGTCGGCTCGGGCTGGCACGTGCGGGATCTGTCACGCGATAGCTTCGAATAG
- a CDS encoding folate-binding protein: MSDQKRALILESRGVLRVGGPHRRAFLQGLISNDIEKVTGERAIWSAFLTAQGKFLHEFTIFEDGEDADGAFLIDCEAARLDDLKRRLSMYKLRSKVALEDLRDSQAVLALFGADALDPLGLPAEPGRAGRFGAGPVAVDPRHAGLGARAVLPRAEAEACLREAGFSQATLADYDRRRIPLGLPDGSRDLEVERTILLEAGFDELSGVDWQKGCYLGQELTARTKYRALIKKRLLPVEIEGASPEPGTAILSGSREVGVLRSTVDGLGMALLRLESLEDDLSAGEAKVRVAVPDWVRFQEPPPKP; the protein is encoded by the coding sequence ATGAGCGACCAGAAGCGGGCCTTGATCCTGGAGAGCCGCGGCGTGCTGCGCGTCGGCGGCCCGCACCGGCGCGCCTTCCTCCAGGGGCTGATCTCCAACGACATCGAGAAGGTGACGGGCGAGCGGGCGATCTGGTCCGCCTTCCTGACGGCCCAGGGCAAATTCCTGCACGAGTTCACGATCTTCGAGGACGGCGAGGACGCGGACGGCGCGTTCCTGATCGACTGCGAGGCGGCCAGGCTCGACGACCTGAAGCGGCGCCTCTCCATGTACAAGCTGCGGTCCAAGGTCGCGCTCGAGGACCTGCGCGACAGCCAAGCGGTCCTGGCCCTGTTCGGCGCCGACGCCCTCGACCCGCTCGGCCTGCCGGCGGAGCCGGGCCGGGCGGGCCGCTTCGGCGCCGGACCGGTCGCGGTGGACCCGCGCCACGCGGGCCTGGGCGCCCGCGCGGTCCTGCCGCGCGCCGAGGCCGAGGCTTGCCTGCGCGAGGCCGGTTTCTCGCAAGCGACCCTGGCCGACTACGACAGGCGGCGGATCCCGCTGGGCCTGCCCGACGGCAGCCGCGACCTGGAAGTCGAGCGCACGATCCTGCTCGAGGCCGGCTTCGACGAGCTCTCCGGGGTCGACTGGCAGAAGGGCTGCTACCTGGGGCAGGAGCTGACCGCGCGCACGAAGTACCGCGCCCTGATCAAGAAGCGCCTGCTCCCGGTCGAGATCGAGGGGGCCTCGCCCGAGCCGGGGACGGCGATCCTTAGCGGGAGCCGCGAGGTCGGCGTGCTGCGCTCGACCGTGGACGGCCTGGGCATGGCCCTGCTGCGCCTGGAGAGCCTCGAGGACGATCTCAGCGCGGGCGAGGCCAAGGTGCGCGTCGCCGTGCCCGACTGGGTCCGGTTCCAGGAGCCGCCGCCGAAGCCCTAA
- a CDS encoding gamma-glutamylcyclotransferase, which produces MANAMILAETRLATYGTLAPGRVNNHHLADLGGFWRQGTVTGRLVEAGWGAKLGFPGLILDPLGHAIEVHLFESPDLPAHWPRLDAFEGEGYRRVVTLVCTLDGDLDASIYVIET; this is translated from the coding sequence ATGGCGAATGCGATGATACTGGCCGAGACGCGTCTTGCGACCTACGGAACCCTCGCGCCGGGCCGCGTCAACAATCACCACCTGGCGGACCTTGGGGGATTCTGGCGGCAGGGCACGGTCACGGGCAGGCTGGTCGAGGCCGGATGGGGTGCCAAGCTCGGCTTTCCCGGATTGATCCTCGATCCCCTGGGGCATGCTATCGAAGTCCACCTGTTCGAGTCGCCGGACCTGCCCGCCCACTGGCCGCGCCTCGACGCCTTCGAAGGCGAGGGCTACCGGCGGGTGGTCACGCTGGTGTGCACCCTCGACGGCGATCTCGACGCGTCGATCTACGTCATCGAAACCTGA
- a CDS encoding SDR family oxidoreductase codes for MFQDLRGKRVVVTAAATGIGRATARAFLEEGARVHVCDIDEAGLRALAESLPDLGATPADVSDPAAVDHLFDQAEAALGGLDVLINNAGIAGPTGPVEDLSIEDWRRTMAVNLDSQFLCARRAVPLMRAAGGGAMVNIASTAGILGYPLRTPYAASKWAVVGLTKSLAHELGPDGIRVNAICPGSVSGPRMDGVIAAQAEASGRTEEEVREGYARSSALRTFIDPEDIARMALFVCSDAGAKVNGQALAVDGLVDTCAV; via the coding sequence ATGTTTCAGGATCTGCGCGGCAAGCGCGTCGTGGTGACGGCGGCGGCGACGGGGATCGGCCGCGCCACGGCCAGGGCCTTTCTCGAGGAAGGCGCCCGGGTCCACGTCTGCGATATCGACGAGGCGGGCCTGCGGGCCCTGGCGGAGAGCCTGCCGGACCTCGGCGCCACGCCGGCCGACGTCTCGGATCCGGCGGCGGTCGACCATCTCTTCGACCAGGCCGAGGCCGCGCTCGGCGGCCTCGATGTCCTGATCAACAACGCGGGCATCGCCGGGCCGACGGGTCCGGTCGAGGACCTCTCGATCGAGGACTGGCGCCGCACCATGGCGGTCAACCTGGACAGCCAGTTCCTCTGCGCCCGGCGGGCGGTTCCGCTGATGCGCGCGGCGGGCGGCGGCGCCATGGTCAACATCGCCTCGACCGCGGGCATCCTCGGCTATCCTCTGCGCACGCCCTATGCGGCCTCGAAGTGGGCCGTGGTCGGACTGACCAAGTCCCTGGCGCACGAGCTGGGGCCCGACGGCATAAGGGTCAACGCGATCTGTCCGGGCTCGGTTTCCGGTCCGCGCATGGACGGCGTGATCGCCGCCCAGGCTGAAGCGAGCGGAAGGACGGAGGAAGAGGTTCGCGAGGGCTACGCGCGCTCCTCGGCGCTCCGCACCTTCATCGACCCGGAGGATATCGCCCGCATGGCGCTCTTCGTCTGCTCGGACGCCGGTGCCAAGGTCAACGGCCAGGCCCTGGCCGTGGACGGCCTGGTCGACACCTGCGCGGTTTAG